Sequence from the Pedobacter sp. D749 genome:
CCCGAACAACCGTCAGTTTGTAAACAAATATACAGCAATTACAGCCAATGTAAAGCTGATGCTTGGTGAGGTGGTGAACTACAATAAAAGTGAGTTTTTATACAATATAAGAGGTTTGTATCTGGGTTTGGGTATAGGGGCGATTAACAATAACATTACCGATATTGTAAGGTATAAACCACTTTGGGCCGCTTCTGCTCCAGGTTATGGCCCTTTTTTGGGAGAAGATAAGACCTTGGAGCTATTGGTGCCTTTAAACTTAGGGTTTAACTATTACATTAACGATGGATACGGTTATATGCGGTATGTCATCAATATCAATTCACAATTGAACTATACTAGAGGCGAAGGCCTGGATGGTTATAACGATTCGAGGCAAAAATTTAAAAACTTCTCACCCGATATCTATAACACCTACACCATAGGTTTTAAATACATGTTTGGTGGTCTTAAATATTATCGTAAAACACTTTAATAACATTATTTCAATTTCTTAGATTTAAGGCATGAGAAAATTTTTTGTGTTTTGTTTGCTATCTATCAGGTTAAAAGCTGCGGCACAAAAAACACCTTTCGAATTAAGTGGGAAAATCGAAACTACAACATATACCGAAGCAATATCTTATTACAAAAACCTGGCTAAAACTTATCCCGAAGCCAAACTATTTTCCTATGGGCGTACTGATTTTGGAAAACCTTTACACGTATTGGTATTGTCACATGATCAGGTTTTCGATCCGGCACTGATCAGGAAAAGCAACAAAAGGGTGTTATTGATCAATAATGGAATCCATCCTGGCGAACCAGAGGGAATTGATGCCTCAATGATGTTAGCCCGCGATCTCCTTAAAACTCGCAAATTGCCAAAAGATGTAGTGATCTGCATCATTCCCATCTACAATATAGATGGCAGTTTTAACCGTAGCGGAACATCCAGGGCTAACCAGAACGGGCCAGTTGCTTATGGCTTTAGAGGGAATAGTAAAAACCTCGATCTGAACCGTGATTTCATTAAAACTGATTCGAAAAATTCGGCAACATTCCAACTCATTTTCAACACCTGGCAGCCCGAAATATTTGTAGATACCCACACCAGCAATGGTGCCGATTATCAATATGTGATGACGCTTATCCCAACACAAAAAGATAAGCTGAACCCTATACTTTCTGATTATTTGACTAAAACACTGGTGCCTGATCTATATCGCGGTATGGAAAAGTTGGGTTATCCGATGATTCCTTATGTAAACTCAATAGGCGAAACGCCGGAAACTGGAATAACAGGTTTTATAGATCCTCCACGTTATTCTACCGGGTATACCACCCTGCACAATACCATTGGTTTTATGCCAGAAACACATATGTTAAAATCGTATGATTTGCGTGTGGATGCCACTTATAAGCTTTTGCAAACCTATATTCAGGTTGTAGAACGAGATGCCAGAATTATTGGGGAGAATAAGCGAAAGGCTGATGAATTTGTAGCTGCACAAAAGGAATTTCCTTTAGAATGGAGGTTGAATAAGACCGAGGTAAACGATTTGACCTTTAAGGGCTTTGAGGCCGGGCAAAAGCCCAGCACGGTAAGCGGCGCTAATCGTTTATATTATGATCGCAGCAAGCCTTACACCAAAACCATTAAAGAATGGAACAAGTTTGAACCTGCATTATCTGTTCAAAAACCTGTTGCCTACATTATTCCGAAAGCCTGGGATCGCGTTATTGAGCTGCTTAAGCTAAATCATGTTAAAATCAGGGAATTAAAAAGCGATCAGAAAATTGCGGTTGACAATTATTATATCGGTGATTTTAAAACCGGAACCCGCCCATATGAAGGTCATTACCTGCACTCGGGCGTAAAAGTGAATACCATCTCTCAGAAACTGCAATACTACGCCGGCGATTATGTGGTTTATGTAAATCAGCCGACTAACCGTTATATTGTAGAAACCTTGGAGCCCCAGGCCACAGATTCTTATTTCAACTGGAATTTTTTCGATTCTATTCTGGATATGAAAGAACACTATTCGGCCTATGTTTTTGAAGATACGGCTACAGAACTCCTCAAAAATAACCCTGATTTAAAAAATAAACTCGAAGCTAAAAAGGCTTCAGATGCAGAATTTGCGAAGAATGCAGCTGCACAGCTTGATTTTGTGTATAAAAATTCTGATTATTACGAAAAAACACACAACAGATATCCGGTAGCCCGTTTGGTTACAGACGTAAAACTTGATTTAAAATAAACCCTATGGAATACTTTAATATTGCACCAGTTGCTTCAATAATTTTTGTTTTTACCATTATTACCAGCCTATACGCTTTCTACGATCACTCCCTGTATGGAAAGTTCATGTTGCATCCGTACACTGTATCAAAGGGAAGGAATATTTATACGATTATAACCAGTGGTTTAATCCATGCCGATTGGATGCACTTATTTTTTAACATGTTTACCTTTTATGCATTTGCTTTTGCACTCGAAAGCATGATGGGAAGCTGGCGGTTTGGACTGATGTACTTTGTTGCGATGGTTTTAAGCGATCTTCCGACTATTTTTAGGCACAAGGACACGTTTAACTATAATAGTTTAGGCGCATCCGGAGCAATAAGCGCCGTAGTATTAAGTTTTATACTATACAGCCCGTTAACAGGCTTATATCTCATGTTTATTCCCATTCCGATACCTGCTATCATTTTTGGAGTATTGTACTTAATTTATTGTGCTTATGCCTCGCGTAACGCAAGAGACCATATCAATCATGATGCCCACTTATTTGGCGCATTAACTGGCCTGATTTTTACCATTATTTTTGTCCCTGGTATTTTAGAAAATTTCTTCACCGTCATCAGAACAAAACTGGGGATTTAATTAGTCGTCAACCTGACTGAAGCATAGCCCCTCAAAGTTAAGCTGAGAGAGATTTAAAATGGATTTCTCGACTTCGTTTGACTCCTTTCGAAATGACGATTGCATTTAGGTTATCGAAGAAGTTAAATCTGTGTTTATCCATGTACATCTGGGGTAAAAACTTAACCAGCAGTAGGCAAATTTGGCTTTTCGAAGAAACTCATTGGCTCATCAGGATTTTTAATGATCTCGAATACCACATAACCCCAGGGTTTCCAGAAATTTTCAAGTACCTGAGCATATACTTTGTTTTGCCAGACATCAAAAAGCGGCTTGGTCATATTGCCACGTAAAGGCATTGCTTCAATATAAGTGATGCCTTCAACAGGCATAAAAGTATATTCAGGTAAACGGTTAAAAAGATAGGCTGAATAATAAAAGCGGGCGCTCAGCTCTTCAAACTGCTCGGCAGTTAAAGCTTTGCCTTTTATCTCATTGATGAGATCCTGGTGATAGCGTTTATTGGTGCCGTTGTCCTGTAAACAGGCAATGATGCCAAAATCTTTCATTTTTAACGAGAAGGTTAGAGTGTTAATCTCATCACGGAAACTGAATGGCGTTTCTCCGTTTTCGAGTTTTACTACCGTGATAGACCATGGTGAAAAATCTTCAAACTCCAGGCTGGTATAGAGGTTCTGCATCATGAAATTCAGATTGGCAAATTTCATCATCAAAGATTGCGACATGTTTAAGCCATCAGCAGTCATTTCTTTCCGTAAAGCAGAATGCATTTCGATATACACAAAGCCATATAAAAACTTTCCGATCCAGTTGAAAAGATCCAGTTCAGGCAATGCAGAAACGGCATCGTAACCTATTGCAAATGCAGCTTCGATTTTATCTTCCAAAGGATTTAAAAACTGCTCGTTTATCTCAGTATTTACCGGGATAACCAGCGTATTGTACGAACGGATACTCTCATCCAAAAACTGGATCTGCTCTTCGCCACTTAAAGCTGCCTGTTCAAGCAACCATTTGGGAAGCAAAGGCACCTGGATTACAGGAGAATTAAAAGTTTTTCCGCTTAAAAAGCAGGTTTTATATAAAAAATCGAAGTTTTGGAAAGGATTGTATAAGCCAGTGTTCATTACTGCAATATTAGCCATTATATTCTTAGGGCTAAGCAATGATGTTTTATTTTAACGCAGGGATTACAACCACCTTACCCTATTTACGCGAATGGCATCGCAATGTCCAATTTCTTCCTCTCCTGCAGGAGAGGGATGTTACTGCAGTAAGTGAAACCTCTTCCATCTACAGCGTGAGGTGTTAACTCCCCTCCTTTTCAAGGAGGGGTCGGGGGGTGGTTAAGCTAATAGTTGTTGTAATAATAACTGATATCGTCAACCAGTTGCGTATAAATCGGTTTGGTAAATTCTAAAAATAAGGCACTTGGTGGAGGTGGTAATGTTTCTTTTCTTCTGGTAATAGCCAATTGTTGTTTACTCAAGGCCCTGTCATCCCCTTTATAACTGGCCCAGCTATCACGCCAAACATAAGTTCCGGGGAATTTCTGTTGGCGAACCAATTTTTTTGTTTTCCAATCAGTAATGCTCATATCCAGTAATCCTGACGACGAAATATTCTTTTCGAAAATACTTAAGTTTGCTTTTACTGTGCCATAAACCGGTTTTTTATCATGTGTTTCGCCGATTACCACACTGTCGCGTTTTAACTTTTCTACCCTTTCTTTTACATAGGTCTGGCCTACCATAAAATCGTCAAAGTTTAAACTCAATACCTGATCGGGAACAATTTTTTGCTCGGTAGCCTGTGCTTCGCCGTAAAAAATCACAAACTTATTCCTGGAGTAACTTCCAATAAACTGATCAATCTGTTGCTGAAAATAATCGGCACTTAACTTATACGTTCCACTGTTTACAATAATCGGCTGCACCACTACCCTTGCCACTGCTGCCCAGTAGGCATCTTCCATTTTAGATTTTACATCTTTATAGTTTGGCTGGAGATTTTGCGTTTTTTCAAATTCGTAATAGGCTTTTTTAGCTGCCTGGCGATTATTTTCCCTCAAATAACTTAAACCAGAGTTATATCTGGCTGCTGCAGCATTATATTTACTATCCGCAAGCTCATTGATGTATTTTGTCGGACCTGGAACAACCGTTAAACAGGCCGGACAACTATTGATATCATCAGCCAATTGATTGATTTTTTGATAATCGTACATCACCGATTCCCATCTGAAAAGGTCGTTAGATGCTTTTGCCTCTTCAATTTTTCTTAAATGATCCTTTAGTGCTAAATCGTAAGCTGTTTTTAACACTTGCATGGCTTCGCTGTTTTTCGGTGAGTTCTGTAGCCTGCTTACCGATTTTTCAACCGAAGCATCATAATCACCTTTTTGTAAGGCATTTTTTCCGGTGGTACATCCTCCAATAATTATTAAGGATAAATAAATAAAATACCGTAATCTTGAATTGTTTTTCATGGCAGTGGTAGTTGCGTTAATAAAACAAAGATAATTTGTAAAGCGATAATTACCTTATTTATTTAGAAGACGATTGACAATGAAGATTAGTTGCAGGCAATTTGAATTAGAATTAAAACATCCTTTTTCGATTTCGAAATTTACCCGTACCAGTACACCCTTAATGTTGTTAAAGATAGCGCATGAAGGTGTGGTTGGTTATGGTGAGGCTTCTATGGTGCCATATATGGGCGAGAGCTACGAAAGTGCAGCAGCTTTTCTGCAGCTTGTAGATTGGAACAAAATCCAATATCCATTCGATTTCAAAGAAATTATTAGCTATTTGGACAGCCTTGTTCCAGGTCAGCCTGCCATTAAAGCGGCGATAGATATTGCGCTTAACGATATTAAAGGGAAATTGTTAAATAAACCCTGTTATGAAATGTACGGCGCAGATCCTGCTAACATGCCGGTAACTTCTTATACCATTGGCATTGATACGCCTGAAGTAATCCGCGAAAAACTGAAAGATGCCGAAGCTTTTAAAGTGATTAAAGTTAAACTGGGGAGAGATAACGATCAGGAAATTATCGAAACCATTAGGAGCATGACCAATGTACCCTTATATGTAGATGCGAACCAGGGCTGGACAGATAAGATAAAAGCGATTGATTTAATTTATTGGCTGCATAACCAGGGTGTGGTATTGATTGAGCAACCTATGGATAAAAACAACCTGGACGGAAATGCCTGGTTAACAGCGCGTAGCCCTATTCCATTACTGGCCGATGAAGCGGTACAGCGTTTAGCCGACATGAACAAACTGAAAGGGGCTTATCATGGCATTAACGTAAAACTGATGAAGAGCTGCGGCATGTATGAAGGCCATCAGATTATTTTGAAAGCCCGTTCTTTTGGAATGAAAGTGCTGATCGGTTGTATGAGCGAAACAAGTTGCGCTACTTTGGCTGCTGCCGCTTTGGCTCCCTTATGCAACTGGGCCGATTTAGATGGGCCATGGCTGACCAAAAATAACCCATTTACTGATCCAGCTTTCGAAGACGGGAAGTATATCTTAAAAAATCTGCCAGGTTTAGGCTTAGCAGGTATTACTTCTGATCTTTTTCTTTAAAGCTTTTTCTGATGTCTTTAGTAAGTTGATACTTAAAGTAAAACAAACAAGCCGTTGTGCCTACCAAAAAACCAGCAGGAAGATACTTAGCATTGTTATAACACCACACCAATCCGAAAATAGAAAGGATAATGGCTAGGTTATAGAAGATATTTAAAGCAAATTTTTTACCCACAATGAGGAAATTTATCTTGTAATAGAATGAACTAATTAATGACCAACTTGCAATAACCAATTATCAAACCCTTGTGTCGGAAAGGAATACTTACGATTCATTTCAGCGGTTACAGTTTGATAATTGGAATTTGTTTATTGGTTATTATGAACCTTAGTAAACCGGCATGCTCGGATCAAAAGCTTCTTGCCAAGCTAAAATACCGCCTTTTAAGTTATAAAGATTATCAAATCCGTATTGTTGCTCCAACTGCATTACCGCTGCTGCGCTTCTTTTTCCGCTACGGCATTGAATAATTACCGGCTTATCTTTCGCAACCTTATCAGCCTCAATTAAAATTCCACCTAAGGGGATATTCTCGCCTTCAAGATTGGAAACCTCGTATTCGAATGTTTCACGAACATCAATTAATTGAAAATCTTCTTTGTTATCGATTTTCTCTTTTAGTTCTTGTACCGATATTTCTTTCATTTTATAAAATGTATTTATGCAAATATAGGAAAATCAACTTTATGGTCGCCATCAAAAAAATGCCATAAATTTTGTGTTAAACTGTAACAACTTTAACCCTTAGGCGTTTAATTATAAACAGTTACAAATGGACAAACTGAACCGTTTCTTTTGGTTCTGCTCTGGCGCTCATATCCCGACACTGGAAAAGTATCCTTCAGAACAAAATAAATATACTGGCATTGGTGCCACCATCTTTTTTACAGGCTTATTTGCTGCCCTTTCTGGAGGTTATGCCATGTATTTTGTATTTAAAGGCGACGATCTGGCTGTGGTTTTCGCTATTGTTTTCGGCTTTTTATGGGGAGCAGCCATCTTTAATATGGACCGCTATATTGTATCGAGCATTAATAAAAGTGCCAGCACCAATAAACAGTTATTACAGGCCACACCGCGTATTCTATTGGCCATTATGATCGGTATGGTTATTTCGAGACCCATAGAGCTTAAAATTTTCGATAAAGAAATTAAAGAACGCCTAAAGGTGAGTTACCTGAATGGTCAACGTGCTAAAATCGACACCTTGAACAAAGCCTTCGAAAAAAAATATCAGGTAGAGTTTGGCAGGTTAAATCAGCAGAAAGCCACCCGGGATTCACTTGAGAAAGGAATTAAAGCGGATAGACAAAAGCTTAATTTCGAGATTTTCGGAAATAAAACCACCGAAACATCAGGTGTAATGGGCTATGGGCCATACGCCAAACGCAAGGAAGCGGAGATTGCACAACGCACGGCAGAATTAGATTCGCTGAAAGCCAACATCAATAAATCGGAAGGTTTTGTAGATAAACGCAAAGAATTTGATGGACTGTTTGCTGAAAAGCTATACACCAAAAAACAGTTAGACAGTTTATCGGATATTGCTGGTTTTGCTGATCGCAACTGGGCATTGGGGCAACTTAAATTCAACGTAGATGGCACCCGGGATAACAATACGGCAATTGCGGTTACTTTTATCGGGCTGCTGTTTATCTTTTTTGAATGTTTGCCTGTATTTGTAAAACTGATGAGTGCCCGCGGACCATATGATTATGCAATAGCGGATGGAGACGAAGTATCCATTTATCATTCGAAAAAGGACAAGGATTTTCATTTTGAGGTGGCCGATAATATTCATGGAACGAGGGTTGATTCTGAATCGTCAAAGAAGAAAGAAATATTAAAAGGAAAAGCATACCGCGACCTCGAAAAATACGATTGGAACGGAGAATAGTATGGAAGATGGCTAATGGAAGAGGTAGCAAATGGTTCATAGTTAGATGGATCATAGATCATGTCCAAAAGTGATACACTATAAACCATTAGGCTATTAACGATGAGCAACCAGACCATTAACCAATAAACTATCAACCACAAAACCTCAGGATTATCAACCAAAAACCCTAAATTCACCCTTTTTACAACTTATTATATGAAGAAAATATTCCTCCTTACCCTTGTCGGGATGGCAAGTTTGCAGCTTAAAGCGCAAAACATTGATAAAATCATCACACGTGAGTACACCGATCACCTGATTAAAACTTTAAGTGCAGATGATATGCAAGGGCGTGAAACCTTTACTCCTGGGATTGATAAAGCCGCTACTTTTATTGAATCAGAATTTAAGAAAATCGGTCTGCAGCCCTTAACAGGTGAAAAAACATTCCGACAAACTTTTAACAAATACCAGGTTGCTAACCAAAGTACCAGTGT
This genomic interval carries:
- a CDS encoding M14 family metallopeptidase, whose protein sequence is MRKFFVFCLLSIRLKAAAQKTPFELSGKIETTTYTEAISYYKNLAKTYPEAKLFSYGRTDFGKPLHVLVLSHDQVFDPALIRKSNKRVLLINNGIHPGEPEGIDASMMLARDLLKTRKLPKDVVICIIPIYNIDGSFNRSGTSRANQNGPVAYGFRGNSKNLDLNRDFIKTDSKNSATFQLIFNTWQPEIFVDTHTSNGADYQYVMTLIPTQKDKLNPILSDYLTKTLVPDLYRGMEKLGYPMIPYVNSIGETPETGITGFIDPPRYSTGYTTLHNTIGFMPETHMLKSYDLRVDATYKLLQTYIQVVERDARIIGENKRKADEFVAAQKEFPLEWRLNKTEVNDLTFKGFEAGQKPSTVSGANRLYYDRSKPYTKTIKEWNKFEPALSVQKPVAYIIPKAWDRVIELLKLNHVKIRELKSDQKIAVDNYYIGDFKTGTRPYEGHYLHSGVKVNTISQKLQYYAGDYVVYVNQPTNRYIVETLEPQATDSYFNWNFFDSILDMKEHYSAYVFEDTATELLKNNPDLKNKLEAKKASDAEFAKNAAAQLDFVYKNSDYYEKTHNRYPVARLVTDVKLDLK
- a CDS encoding rhomboid family intramembrane serine protease, with amino-acid sequence MEYFNIAPVASIIFVFTIITSLYAFYDHSLYGKFMLHPYTVSKGRNIYTIITSGLIHADWMHLFFNMFTFYAFAFALESMMGSWRFGLMYFVAMVLSDLPTIFRHKDTFNYNSLGASGAISAVVLSFILYSPLTGLYLMFIPIPIPAIIFGVLYLIYCAYASRNARDHINHDAHLFGALTGLIFTIIFVPGILENFFTVIRTKLGI
- a CDS encoding dipeptide epimerase, encoding MKISCRQFELELKHPFSISKFTRTSTPLMLLKIAHEGVVGYGEASMVPYMGESYESAAAFLQLVDWNKIQYPFDFKEIISYLDSLVPGQPAIKAAIDIALNDIKGKLLNKPCYEMYGADPANMPVTSYTIGIDTPEVIREKLKDAEAFKVIKVKLGRDNDQEIIETIRSMTNVPLYVDANQGWTDKIKAIDLIYWLHNQGVVLIEQPMDKNNLDGNAWLTARSPIPLLADEAVQRLADMNKLKGAYHGINVKLMKSCGMYEGHQIILKARSFGMKVLIGCMSETSCATLAAAALAPLCNWADLDGPWLTKNNPFTDPAFEDGKYILKNLPGLGLAGITSDLFL
- a CDS encoding DUF6358 family protein yields the protein MGKKFALNIFYNLAIILSIFGLVWCYNNAKYLPAGFLVGTTACLFYFKYQLTKDIRKSFKEKDQK
- a CDS encoding rhodanese-like domain-containing protein, with protein sequence MKEISVQELKEKIDNKEDFQLIDVRETFEYEVSNLEGENIPLGGILIEADKVAKDKPVIIQCRSGKRSAAAVMQLEQQYGFDNLYNLKGGILAWQEAFDPSMPVY
- a CDS encoding DUF4407 domain-containing protein encodes the protein MDKLNRFFWFCSGAHIPTLEKYPSEQNKYTGIGATIFFTGLFAALSGGYAMYFVFKGDDLAVVFAIVFGFLWGAAIFNMDRYIVSSINKSASTNKQLLQATPRILLAIMIGMVISRPIELKIFDKEIKERLKVSYLNGQRAKIDTLNKAFEKKYQVEFGRLNQQKATRDSLEKGIKADRQKLNFEIFGNKTTETSGVMGYGPYAKRKEAEIAQRTAELDSLKANINKSEGFVDKRKEFDGLFAEKLYTKKQLDSLSDIAGFADRNWALGQLKFNVDGTRDNNTAIAVTFIGLLFIFFECLPVFVKLMSARGPYDYAIADGDEVSIYHSKKDKDFHFEVADNIHGTRVDSESSKKKEILKGKAYRDLEKYDWNGE